In Toxoplasma gondii ME49 chromosome X, whole genome shotgun sequence, a single genomic region encodes these proteins:
- a CDS encoding hypothetical protein (encoded by transcript TGME49_226680) produces MATLAASSAAGPPSSRLTSVHHYEGDSPPAGHAIYEKNELSAALSPSGFADHSQTSFLPQEVASMAEAPHAPTSEHSRRVEKTESVASLLSGSPRGAVFLAPDVVGRRDERDSRREKRQAHAQAQEGTQVHGRHDAAGAGGSRYAGREREEASLYDDPAACASLYRRRQQAHHNLFDGAEGDDCSASITGSFRGKVARPELRMEDIEKGRRTREFEARRASDLSKTASTTEGWSSPNRSSLDWQPLEPLSDERRAPAGLRSSAGRQHEIPRISEEAESRREDTPLQLECANKHWQPHAREDADTQTRQASRSSPGVRTLAPAAPVSRPARLSGLSLAEECCEFDSASRGAFSPSALSHFSQRLPTKEGGEAPSERSRSCSSCCICEELERGGSSPTSPSAFSVATSVASRLAFSPKRDERNTRVKQIEALRSTGSVLPVSEAMSAAVEAAAVASHRGARRQVLWGEEPDERDASSCLETQELPYPLSQMSRSRKRDGSNKAEETRSCQPARLLPQGIPWHSSAASVLSARSSHSQTHPLGFVASPQSPCSPSAFSVGGESVCREQTARERSLAQFQGTGDIFASETRGRHPPLPPRSHTTSAGQTAREEAERRRELQRENPWYTDMFARETPVSSRLGTAQGMWGEESSKGTPRAGISRGDTLDREAANRRRTQMLESRTAHERFVNAMQSSVLPSSYSPASSQHLQRAEQARTSLLREKHQDQERRQRLQEAVESGDGRLFHSVTAEETNLPGAGAEKVRNAASQRASKVVELDLSGVREDMTEEKLRQICVAGVQRASVGHSASGENGEEGNVSRDMRENSGVPSRLNCVLKVSLARDLLTGQCKGTGRVTLRCYEGQREEEEVVRRLYSANIGVRLRQVTVDRPPQSSSRSFASHR; encoded by the exons ATGGCGACTCTTGCGGCTTCTTCGGCTGCGGGGCCGCCCTCGTCGCGGCTTACCTCTGTCCATCACTACGAGGGCGATTCTCCGCCCGCGGGGCACGCGATTTACGAAAAGAACGAGCTCTCCGCTGCGCTCTCGCCGTCTGGATTCGCGGACCACTCCCAAACCAGCTTCCTCCCCCAGGAAGTCGCTTCGATGGCCGAGGCACCGCATGCGCCGACGTCTGAACACTCGCGCCGAGTTGAAAAAACAGAgtctgtcgcgtctctcctcagcGGCAGCCCGCGCGGcgctgtttttctcgcgccgGACGTCGTGGgccggagagacgagagagactcaCGGCGCGAGAAACGGCAGGCCCACGCGCAAGCACAAGAAGGCACGCAAGTCCACGGCCGACACGACGCCGCAGGCGCTGGCGGGAGTAGATACGCTGGAAGAGAGCGGGAAGAAGCTTCTCTTTACGACGACCCCGCGGCGTGTGCGTCGCTGTACCGGCGGAGACAACAGGCGCACCACAACTTGTTTGATGGAGCTGAAGGAGACGATTGCTCTGCGTCGATCACAGGGAGCTTTCGCGGAAAGGTCGCCCGCCCAGAGCTCAGGATGGAGGACATCGAGAAAGGTCGACGGACGCGAGAGTTTGAAGCCCGCAGAGCCAGCGATCTCTCCAAGACAGCCTCCACAACCGAGGGATGGAGCTCCCCAAACAGGAGCTCTCTCGACTGGCAGCCGTTAGAGCCGCTTTCTGACGAACGGCGCGCGCCGGCGGGCCTCCGAAGCAGCGCTGGCAGGCAACACGAAATTCCTCGCatcagcgaagaagcggaaagtCGGAGAGAAGATACACCTCTCCAACTCGAATGCGCAAACAAGCACTGGCAACCTCATGcacgagaagacgcggacaCGCAGACCAGACAAGCGTCGCGAAGTTCGCCGGGTGTGCGTACACTTGCGCCTGCGGCGCCCGTGAGTCGCCCTGCCCGGCTTTCGggtctctccctcgccgaAGAGTGCTGCGAGTTTGACTCCGCGTCTCGCGGCGCGTTCTCGCCGTCGGCTTTATCGCATTTTTCTCAGAGGCTCCCCAcgaaagagggaggagaagcgccCTCCGAGCGGTCTCGCTCCTGCTCGTCCTGCTGCATCTGTGAGGAGCTGGAGCGCGGGGGAAGTTCGCCCACGTCACcgtccgccttctccgtcgcgACCTCGGTCGCTTCGCggcttgctttctctcccaaaagagacgaaagaaacacGCGGGTGAAGCAGATCGAGGCTCTGCGGAGCACAGGCAGCGTCCTGCCTGTCTCCGAGGCGATGAGCGCCGCTGTGGAGGCCGCCGCGGTTGCCTCGCACCGtggagcgaggagacaggtgtTGTGGGGTGAGGAGCCCGACGAGCGGGACGCGTCGTCTTGCTTGGAGACTCAGGAGCTGCCTTATCCTCTTTCCCAAATGTCACGCAGCCGAAAGCGCGACGGCTCGAACAAAgccgaggaaacgcgaagtTGTCAAC CTGCTCGGCTCCTGCCGCAAGGCATTCCGTGGCACAGCAGCGCAGCGAGTGTGCTCAGTGCTCGCTCTTCTCACAGTCAAACGCATCCGCTTGGGTTCGTCGCGTCTCCTCAAAGTCCGTGCTCTCCCTCGGCGTTCTCTGTCGGAGGGGAAagcgtctgcagagaacagacagCTCGCGAAAGATCTCTGGCGCAATTTCAAGGAACTGGTGACATTTTTGCGAGCGAAACTCGCGGCAGACACCCGCCACTTCCTCCCCGAAGTCACACAACTTCCGCTGGACAGACAGCTAGAGAG gaagcggagagacggcgagaacTCCAGCGCGAAAATCCGTGGTACACAGACATGTTCGCGAGGGagacgcctgtctcttctcggctgGGAACGGCACAAGGCATgtggggagaggagagcagcaaAGGAACTCCGCGCGCCGGCATTTCTCGTGGAGATACACTCGACAGGGAGGCGGCGAACCGaag aagaacgcagaTGTTGGAATCCAGAACCGCCCATGAGAG ATTCGTCAACGCAATGCAGTCCAGCGTGCTCCCCTCTTCCTACTCGCCGGCGTCGTCGCAACACCTGCAACGCGCAGAGCAGGCGCGGACg TCGCTgctcagagagaaacaccaAGACCAGGAGCGGCGCCAGCGACTCCAAGAGGCGGTTGAGAGCGGGGACGGCAGGCTGTTCCACTCCGTcacagcagaggagacaaatcTTCCGGGGGCAGGCGCCGAGAAAGTCCGCAATGCTGCAAGTCAGCGCGCGAGCAAG GTAGTGGAACTCGATCTCTCTGGAGTCCGAGAGGACAtgacagaggagaagctgcGGCAGATCTGCGTCGCGGGTGTCCAGAGAGCCTCCGTTGGGCATTCTGCGTCTGGCGAGAacggggaggaaggaaacgtcTCGAGGGACATGAGAGAAAATAGCggcgttccttctcgccttaACTGCGTCCTGAAAGTCTCGCTCGCGCGGGATCTACTGACAGGACAGTGCAA
- a CDS encoding hypothetical protein (encoded by transcript TGME49_226670) produces the protein MSSFSCPPPHGRPGARGRGRPFRPSYASGAPGVSSVHARPLPPFPPPHSLCPPSGPPGCPRPPFISSDFSLSAFPLAPSCVAASAAPAWRPHQSSHAVRGRERGGRGGARKPRLASFASPLVPPRCLSDPWASLNAALKEKHPHLQMPLQAKTRGGLGAEDPEGEPEGESERVEELRRERQGLRRAESGVCAAATCDEKPSEETSASSPWRPGERGRCEGRRTATEQDSAESAGVQSRCTRTMRLPPVSSETSAGLNEATRRREESEVNASGATGETVGNARENKQARSACRVVSSLQKDHELHADGGSAFRGRHSARTPSVSLSPEKKKFCLSSLPPPKASDSSPVSEQAIGSCGKVAGTEDTNAARSSGSIVRGKWLVELPPPVQSVNSDASLSFSSSSVPSGFAGLPRLRVDDSEDSQRDKPIDSEGLEAASALGAAVGSGRDTSADGGGETNAVTHTEEASSLLSLDVEKIQEKLRERRAEWAHGAEGET, from the coding sequence AtgtcgagtttctcttgTCCTCCGCCGCATGGCAGGCCAGGCgcaagaggcagagggaggCCTTTCCGGCCTTCCTACGCTTCCGGTGCTCCGGGAGTTTCCTCGGTTCATGCGCGACCCCTGCCGCCCTTCCCTCCTCCTCACTCTCTGTGCCCTCCCTCGGGTCCGCCAGGCTGTCCCCGACCGCCGTTCATCTCCAGTGATTTCAGTCTCTCAGCCTTCCCTTTGGCGCCGTCCTgcgtcgccgcctctgcagctcctGCGTGGAGGCCTCACCAGagctcgcatgcagttcgcgGCCGCGAGCGGGGCGGACGGGGCGGAGCTCGGAAACCGCGTCTTGcttccttcgcgtctcctctcgtccCTCCCAGGTGTCTCTCCGATCCCTGGGCCTCCCTCAACGCTGCGCTAAAGGAGAAACATCCTCACCTGCAGATGCCGCTACAGGCCAAGACGCGTGGGGGGCTCGGTGCCGAGGACCCTGAAGGAGAAcctgaaggagaaagcgagagagtaGAGGAACTCAGGCGAGAGCGGCAAGGCCTCCGGAGAGCAGAGTCTGGGGTGTGCGCCGCGGCGACCTGCGACGAGAAgccgagcgaggagacaagtgcgtcttctccttggAGGCCAGGAGAGCGGGGAAGATGCGAAGGGCGACGAACAGCGACGGAACAAGACTCGGCTGAGTCTGCCGGCGTGCAGTCGCGGTGTACACGCACTATGCGGCTGCCCCCGGTGTCTTCGGAGACGTCCGCGGGCCTCAATGAGGCGACgagacgccgagaagagagcgaagtgAATGCGAGTGGGGCCACAGGAGAGACCGTCGGCAAcgccagagagaacaaacaggctcgctctgcatgcagagtcgtttcttccctccaGAAAGACCACGAACTGCACGCGGACGGCGGGTCTGCGTTTCGGGGGCGACACAGTGCGCGAACgccctccgtctctctgtctccggagaaaaagaagttctgtctctcttctctccctcccccGAAAGCCTCAGACTCCTCGCCTGTCAGCGAGCAGGCAATCGGGTCATGCGGTAAGGTAGCAGGCACAGAAGATACGAACGCGGCGCGGTCTAGTGGGTCGATAGTCAGAGGAAAGTGGCTGGTCGAGCTGCCTCCTCCAGTGCAGAGTGTAAACAGCGACGCGTCtttgtccttttcttctaGCTCGGTGCCTTCGGGCTTCGCCGGACTTCCGCGACTGCGCGTTGACGACAGTGAAGACAGCCAGAGAGACAAGCCTATTGACTCCGAAGGTTTAGAAGCCGCGTCCGCCCTCGGCGCCGCCGTGGGTTCAGGTAGAGATACATCGGCAGATGGAGGCGGCGAGACCAATGCGGTCACgcacacagaagaagccAGTTCTTTGCTCAGCCTCGATGTCGAGAAGATTCAAGAGAAGCTGCGAGAGCGAAGGGCGGAGTGGGCGCATGGagcggagggagagacgtGA